One genomic segment of Kordiimonas sp. SCSIO 12603 includes these proteins:
- a CDS encoding polysaccharide biosynthesis/export family protein, giving the protein MFNVKSWKQAVIAGVAALGFSSVAAAQVAQSVEPIPEEKVETIEDRSAFGSFIFGGKFKEQSFVGFNPDYVVSTGDRVLLQLWGGFEFQGDFTVDAQGNIFVPKVGPVKLLGVRNADVNKVVSDAVKRVFRKNVNVYANLGGAEPVKVLVTGFVKQPGLFAGHASDSVLYFLDQAGGIDPARGSFLNVKVLRNGNEHRAVNIYDFILTGQLPIFQLNDGDTIVVTPVLSQAGVYGDVQNENLFEFHGPSVRADHLLALARPFPQATHVRISRNNRAKKEVEYIPLTDLTGVEIYRGDVLEVMSDKSQGTISVRIEGEHVGAQELVLPYGATMGDVLNQITFGPNAQPEAIQLLRESVKVRQKETLEAQLRALESSVLTARSKTAAEADLRQREAELILQWVERARKIEPNGQVSLAGSSLRDDILMEPGDIVRIPRRSKLVMVHGDVLFPNAMAYRNKGTVQDYINLAGGFTQSRSAANVLLLHRDGTFTKLKKSQFNSKSLVIQPGDEIFVLPKVQTKSFQLASDLINVFYQLALSAGVVLRL; this is encoded by the coding sequence ATGTTTAATGTGAAATCTTGGAAACAGGCTGTTATTGCTGGCGTTGCTGCGCTCGGCTTCAGTAGTGTGGCTGCCGCGCAGGTAGCTCAATCTGTTGAGCCGATCCCTGAAGAAAAAGTGGAAACTATTGAAGATAGATCTGCGTTTGGTAGCTTTATCTTTGGCGGTAAGTTCAAAGAACAAAGTTTCGTTGGTTTTAATCCTGATTATGTAGTTTCTACAGGGGATAGAGTTCTTCTGCAGTTGTGGGGTGGTTTTGAATTTCAGGGTGATTTCACAGTTGATGCCCAAGGAAATATTTTTGTTCCAAAAGTTGGCCCCGTGAAGTTGCTTGGTGTTCGTAATGCCGATGTAAATAAAGTGGTTAGTGATGCTGTTAAGCGCGTCTTTCGTAAGAATGTAAATGTTTATGCTAACCTTGGCGGTGCTGAGCCTGTGAAGGTTCTCGTAACAGGATTTGTAAAGCAGCCGGGGCTGTTCGCGGGACATGCTTCAGATAGTGTTCTATACTTTCTTGATCAGGCTGGCGGTATTGATCCCGCGCGCGGTAGCTTCCTGAATGTGAAGGTGCTGCGAAATGGTAATGAGCATAGAGCCGTTAATATTTATGATTTTATCCTTACAGGTCAGTTGCCAATCTTCCAGTTGAATGATGGTGATACCATTGTTGTAACACCTGTGCTTTCACAGGCTGGCGTATATGGTGATGTGCAAAATGAAAACTTATTCGAGTTTCATGGCCCATCTGTACGAGCTGATCATCTTTTGGCGCTTGCGCGACCATTCCCGCAAGCAACCCATGTTCGGATTAGCCGCAATAACCGTGCGAAGAAAGAAGTGGAATATATTCCCCTGACAGACCTGACCGGAGTAGAGATTTACCGCGGTGATGTGCTTGAGGTTATGTCGGATAAATCCCAAGGTACCATCAGCGTTCGCATAGAAGGTGAACATGTAGGTGCTCAGGAATTGGTGTTGCCGTACGGTGCTACAATGGGTGATGTACTTAACCAGATTACATTTGGTCCGAATGCACAGCCTGAAGCTATCCAGCTGTTACGCGAAAGTGTAAAGGTGCGCCAGAAAGAAACGCTGGAGGCACAACTTCGTGCCCTAGAAAGTAGTGTACTAACTGCTCGTTCAAAAACAGCAGCTGAAGCTGATTTGCGTCAGCGTGAAGCAGAACTGATCCTTCAGTGGGTTGAACGTGCGCGCAAGATTGAACCCAACGGGCAGGTATCTCTGGCTGGGTCCTCTTTGCGAGATGATATCTTGATGGAACCGGGCGATATCGTTCGTATTCCTCGCAGAAGCAAGTTGGTCATGGTGCATGGTGATGTATTGTTCCCTAACGCTATGGCTTACCGTAATAAAGGAACCGTGCAGGATTATATCAACCTTGCTGGTGGTTTTACTCAAAGCCGCAGTGCTGCTAATGTGTTATTGCTGCATAGAGACGGTACCTTCACAAAGTTGAAGAAAAGCCAATTCAACAGTAAATCGCTTGTGATACAGCCGGGTGATGAAATTTTTGTTCTTCCGAAAGTTCAGACCAAGAGCTTCCAGCTGGCATCTGATTTGATCAATGTATTCTATCAATTAGCGCTCTCTGCGGGCGTGGTGCTGCGTTTGTAG
- a CDS encoding ABC transporter permease, which yields MKARTALSIQRDVIFAIFLREMNARFSRYTFGNIWIILEPLVMIGMFMVLFGLRGRGEFGFVEPPVFVYTAFLPFRLLWNSTMRANMGAAGAVRGLMGFRQVKLFDVYLARSVVEGGVFLVSATVVGMLLWWGGLNVIPNDFLLVFAYCALFWLFAVSFGILASVMSAFSPEITKLINLMTMPLMFVSAVFFPMTLIPEDLHSLFAKNPILHAMELIREAWFEQYTSPVADARYLAAWTLGLLTLAISGYRLRWQRMSQR from the coding sequence ATGAAAGCCAGAACGGCGTTATCCATTCAGCGGGATGTAATTTTTGCGATTTTTCTTCGCGAAATGAACGCCCGCTTTAGCCGTTATACATTCGGTAATATCTGGATTATCCTTGAACCGCTGGTGATGATTGGCATGTTCATGGTCCTTTTTGGTTTGCGTGGGCGTGGGGAATTCGGCTTCGTAGAACCGCCTGTATTTGTCTATACTGCATTCCTTCCTTTTAGATTGCTCTGGAATAGTACCATGCGTGCCAATATGGGGGCAGCGGGTGCTGTTCGAGGTTTGATGGGCTTCCGGCAGGTTAAGCTGTTTGACGTGTATTTAGCACGATCTGTTGTGGAAGGCGGTGTGTTTCTTGTGTCTGCCACGGTTGTGGGGATGTTACTTTGGTGGGGCGGTCTTAACGTTATTCCAAACGATTTTCTTTTGGTGTTCGCTTATTGTGCTCTCTTTTGGCTTTTTGCTGTTTCTTTCGGTATTCTTGCATCGGTGATGTCCGCGTTTTCCCCCGAGATAACAAAGCTTATTAACTTGATGACGATGCCGCTTATGTTTGTATCAGCTGTTTTTTTTCCAATGACTCTGATACCTGAGGATCTCCACAGTCTTTTTGCGAAAAACCCGATACTTCATGCTATGGAACTTATCCGTGAAGCGTGGTTTGAGCAGTATACCAGCCCTGTGGCTGATGCGCGGTATCTGGCTGCATGGACACTTGGTTTGCTTACACTTGCTATTTCAGGCTACCGATTAAGATGGCAAAGGATGAGCCAGCGATGA
- a CDS encoding glycosyltransferase family 2 protein → MTFKPYRMWRKFRRDPIAYCIDSKHAFLRRKGARMFEEQTRHFETLGAENSDTLITVVMTAYNTSHLVEGAVRSVLAQTHKNFELMVIDDASTDDTLDVLKKLAQEDRRVRIFHSPANHGTYWSKNWCLSQAKGKFVAFHDSDDLSDPMRLQTQLGAILSGKGKIAVTCRWRRVDGEGNPLNIDGLSERMAAISLMIRREEVLAKTGFFDSVRISADTEFITRLTQVFGIRQMHHMRQVLYTGLLRDGSLTTGANSGFSWKTDNGVSFVRELSGDRAEYHKSFHNWHDSNLGNEKVLTVAFPQEARRFPAPEGICRNCNDLDTDQVIEVSAA, encoded by the coding sequence ATGACTTTTAAACCTTATAGAATGTGGCGCAAGTTTCGCCGCGACCCTATTGCCTATTGTATTGATAGTAAGCATGCTTTCTTACGCCGAAAAGGTGCGCGTATGTTTGAGGAACAGACACGGCACTTTGAAACGCTGGGTGCTGAAAATTCGGATACACTGATTACAGTGGTGATGACGGCTTATAACACAAGCCATCTCGTGGAAGGCGCTGTTCGTTCTGTGTTGGCGCAAACCCATAAGAATTTTGAGCTTATGGTGATTGATGATGCAAGCACCGATGATACGCTTGATGTGCTGAAGAAACTGGCACAGGAAGATCGCCGAGTGCGTATATTTCACTCGCCAGCCAATCACGGCACTTATTGGTCCAAAAACTGGTGTCTGTCACAGGCTAAGGGCAAGTTCGTTGCCTTCCACGATAGTGATGATCTTTCTGACCCTATGCGGCTTCAAACGCAGTTAGGCGCGATTTTATCTGGCAAAGGTAAAATAGCTGTCACGTGCCGTTGGCGGCGTGTGGATGGCGAAGGCAATCCGCTGAATATTGATGGTCTTTCTGAACGGATGGCAGCCATCAGCCTTATGATCCGCCGTGAAGAAGTGCTCGCTAAAACGGGCTTTTTTGATTCAGTGAGAATTTCCGCTGATACGGAGTTCATCACACGCCTTACCCAAGTGTTTGGTATCCGTCAGATGCATCATATGCGGCAGGTTTTATATACTGGCCTTCTAAGGGATGGATCACTTACCACAGGTGCGAATTCCGGGTTCAGTTGGAAAACTGATAATGGCGTTAGCTTTGTTCGGGAGTTATCTGGAGACAGAGCTGAATATCATAAGAGCTTTCATAACTGGCATGATAGTAATCTCGGTAATGAAAAAGTGCTGACAGTTGCTTTCCCTCAGGAAGCACGACGGTTTCCGGCACCAGAGGGTATCTGTAGAAACTGTAATGATCTGGACACTGATCAGGTGATTGAGGTGAGTGCCGCATGA
- a CDS encoding ABC transporter ATP-binding protein — translation MAKDEPAMIRFENVSKYYPTRFGPKYVLKNLNIEIPDDRDVAILGANGAGKTTMVNLLGGTDFPSFGKIHTDRFISWPLGLGSGFQPSMSGRENVRFICRIHGIRNTREYEDFVLDFSEIGTNFELPVGSYSSGMRAKFGFAVNMAFDFDTYLIDEIMAVGDQAFKKKCSTTLSEKRETANIVLVSHDEKIVQEHCNAAILLAYGGAEYYESVDRALYRYRNL, via the coding sequence ATGGCAAAGGATGAGCCAGCGATGATCAGGTTTGAAAATGTTTCCAAATATTATCCAACACGCTTTGGACCGAAGTATGTGTTGAAGAATTTAAATATTGAAATCCCTGATGATAGGGATGTCGCTATTTTGGGAGCAAACGGCGCTGGTAAGACCACAATGGTTAACCTGTTAGGGGGAACTGATTTCCCCAGTTTTGGCAAAATTCATACAGATAGATTCATAAGTTGGCCTTTAGGACTTGGCTCAGGCTTTCAGCCTTCTATGTCAGGTAGAGAGAATGTTCGCTTTATCTGCCGTATTCACGGTATTCGTAATACTCGTGAATATGAGGACTTCGTGTTGGATTTCTCGGAAATTGGTACAAATTTTGAGCTGCCTGTTGGTTCCTATTCTTCAGGTATGCGCGCTAAGTTTGGGTTTGCTGTAAACATGGCTTTTGATTTCGATACCTATCTGATTGATGAAATCATGGCTGTTGGAGATCAGGCTTTTAAAAAGAAGTGTTCTACGACACTGTCTGAAAAACGGGAAACTGCAAATATTGTTCTTGTTTCTCATGACGAAAAAATCGTGCAGGAACATTGTAATGCCGCAATCTTACTTGCGTATGGTGGCGCTGAATATTACGAAAGTGTAGATAGAGCGCTTTACAGATACAGAAATTTATAG